A single region of the Syngnathus typhle isolate RoL2023-S1 ecotype Sweden unplaced genomic scaffold, RoL_Styp_1.0 HiC_scaffold_27, whole genome shotgun sequence genome encodes:
- the LOC133147036 gene encoding uncharacterized protein LOC133147036 produces MDPLLRCGWSVLWSHLNRPSDNVDRGKRWSHDENFEDWSWDPKNPYETNTWYRYVKFTVRAHTQEGCYVCSKLPPSSTQVHLEARAMNVTEAKCMASMGGVGYQHPAVKVSDDDPFRPGLVEGTCDKLFWTNLNVTVKGRTLPQVAYTERRPGVNYTCYIQGSETHKCIDSDCSPGGNWMGALDIVTECQDRRAISVGEGSPTNMSAPSNGTYFIQNGWWLCGHKVYPLLPANWTGVCAPVWVTDHTYRIRHRQLTTARNSSGRQRRAVATFDPHDPIWGANVPGDHQVWSVGDKVVHALFPWVGIGKQSLFIETLNYRFQSFANLSLQVNDGQNREIQAIRLMVLQNRMVLDLLTAAQGGVCHIIGTSCCTYIPGENDTHIYDAMASLKNLQQAMSNDKVPQQWGFFSWLFSGNWWQLLLKLVSPVLVVLVLLCLFTTCVIPCLKSAVTRVVSSTVAHVNIQLLSRDGCDDHDETRIA; encoded by the coding sequence atggatcctctgctgcgttgtggttggagcgtgctatggtctcatttgaacagaccaagtgacaatgttgaccgtggaaaacgatggtcacacgatgagaactttgaggactggtcatgggaccccaaaaacccatacgaaaccaacacgtggtaccggtacgttaagttcactgtgagagcccacacacaggagggatgttatgtgtgttcaaaactccccccttcctccacgcaagttcacttggaggccagagcaatgaatgtcactgaagcaaaatgcatggcatccatgggaggagttggatatcaacaccctgccgtcaaagtgagtgatgacgaccctttccgccctggacttgtggaaggcacctgtgataagcttttctggacaaatctcaatgtgactgttaaaggacgaacattaccgcaggtggcctacacagagcggcggcctggagtgaactatacgtgttacatccaaggaagtgagacccacaaatgcattgacagtgactgctctccaggaggaaactggatgggagctttggacatcgtcactgagtgtcaagataggagagccatttcagttggggagggctctccgactaacatgtctgcaccatcgaacggaacatacttcatacagaatggctggtggctgtgcggtcacaaggtttatccattgctgcccgccaactggacaggagtgtgtgcaccagtgtgggtgacagaccacacctacaggatacgacatcgacagctgacgacagcacgcaactcttctggacgtcaacgcagagcggttgcaacctttgaccctcatgaccctatctggggtgcgaatgttccaggcgACCAtcaagtatggtccgttggagacaaagttgttcatgcgctttttccctgggtcggaattggaaaacaatcactcttcatcgagacactgaactatcgttttcaatcctttgcgaatctctcactacaagtcaacgatggacaaaatagagagattcaggctattaggctgatggtcttgcaaaacaggatggttctggacttgttgacggcagcacaaggtggtgtgtgccacatcattgggacttcctgttgcacatacattcctggagaaaatgatacacacatctacgacgccatggcttcgctgaagaacttacagcaggccatgtcaaatgacaaagttccacaacagtggggtttcttttcatggctattctctggcaactggtggcaactgcttttgaaactagtgtctcctgtgcttgttgtgctggtgttgttgtgcttgtttacgacctgtgttatcccatgtttgaagtctgctgtgacgagggtcgtctcttctaccgtagcacacgtaaatatacaacttcttagtcgtgacggatgtgatgaccatgatgaaacgcggattgcgtag